The Oncorhynchus nerka isolate Pitt River unplaced genomic scaffold, Oner_Uvic_2.0 unplaced_scaffold_2416, whole genome shotgun sequence DNA segment AACACAACCCTCATTCTCAGACCTGCCTTCTCAATATGCTTCTCATATACGTACATGATTAGACAAGCACATTCATCCATGGAGTAGGGATATGAGTAAGACTTACTGATCAAACGCAGCCGTCTGACGAAGGTACATCAGAGAGCAAGGATCTCCAAAAGGTTATGGTTCCTCCTCAAATCCAGACCCGGCGTTACTATGATTACGTGGCAATTGTATCAACGTTCACATTGAGTTTCCATCCATGATGGCCAATATATCATTATCACAACGTCCATAGAACTCAGTCTGCAGGACTgtgatacagtatataatacagtATTTTATGGTTCTTTCCCTGAGGAGTCTACCTCATACATTAGCAATGAGATCTTGGACTGACTCGTTAAGTGTATTTATAACTCAGGCCTCTGTGACTGTATGATACTTACGTATGACCTCCACTTTGTAGGTGGCGTTGATCTCCCCGGCTTGGTTGGAGATTCTGCAGGTGTACTTGCCGCTGTTCTCCGGGGTCAGGTTCCTCAGGCTCAGAGTCCACTTCTTCTGGCGCCCCTCGCCAACCTCGCGCTCCGATCAGCGGCCTGTCATCCTTCAGCCACACAAGGTCTGGCCGAGGTTACCGCTGGCTGTACACTTCAGCCGCACAGAGCTCCCCACTGGGCGGGCAATCACCCGTTTCCTCATTTTAGCAGGCTGTGTGAAGCGGGGACGCACTTTGGGAAAAGGAGGAAAGAGAGTTTTGGGTTTACTACTTTGCAGAGATGCATAACAGAATCATAAAATAAGACTCAATCTAATGCAAATAACTTCAGTAATGTTGCTTTTTTTATGATCTTACCTAGTTTTCCTGATAGGTGGTCAGGGTCATACTCTGAGTCCACCCCACCAGGGACCCCTGGCCCAGTCTTATCAGCACCAGAGTCATCTGTAGGGAAAAGGAACAGAACATTTATATTTTAACATTGCAAGAAAATATGCAGCATATAATTGAACATGGTATAAAAGTTATGCCCAATACTCACACAGGAAAGGCCTTGGAGGTCTTAACAGAGGGTGATGACAGAGATATGAAGTAAGCCTATTAGGGTTTCACTAGTGTTAAACTTGAAAGACTTCTGTTGCCATCTGGGCTAACATCAACTGGAGTGACCTTCCAGTTCTGATCTCAGAGGGGTGTTTTTCTTAGTTATTTCAACGCGGTTTATATAATTCATTCACATTCAAAGCTGAACACTATCAAATATGTTATTATGGAGTAGACACAAGTTGTTAGTCAGATTCACCTCTCCTCTAACTCAGGACACAATGAGGCTTATGAGTATTCCCTTACAAAAAAGATTGCCgtttgaaactgcagtaaaagtgcagtaactgcagtcgactgGGGTATTTTGAACTGAACTGCAAATTTGCTGCAGTAAAAAAACTGTTATTTTGGATGCAGTATTTTCagcatactgcagttatactgcacactgactgcaatcttttttcGTAAGGGATTCAACAAGCAGTGGAAAAATGTTTCAGTTCAATTCAATGCtttttgtttcacactttttacATTTTAATTGACATGGCCCCCAGCCAAACAGGCACAGTAAAACACGCTTGGCTCCATCTGAGTAAATTTAGCATTTATAGGATACACTGAGGGGGTACATGCTAAGGTCACACGCTGTAACATTTGGGAGGAATATGATCAGTTTTCATAAGTGCAGCTCTGAAAGACAGCTGTGGAGTTGATGTCATTGACTGACTGACTTCATGTGGTGGAGCTAAGACACGGCTTAGTGAAAATATTATCAATGAAACATAATAGATCATTTGTAATGCATATCCACTTCGTGAGGTAGACATTGATGAATTTATGGAATGTATCATGTTCCTTGCCAACTACTACCATTCCTCAGAATACCAAACATTATGACCAATTATAGAAGTTCAACCAAAGCAGAGCAGGGTGTCAGATTACACATGCCACTACTGCACTGAATCACTTCATGCTAGTAGAGTCATTCACAAGTTTCAAATATACCAGCACTGAGCTTGTCAGTTCTAACGTTGCCTACTTTCTAAAGCTTCACATTCTGAAGTATGCACTATAGAATTCTGATATTGACGTCAAACACATTTCATAAATTAAGTGAATGTGTTACTCAGTACTTAGAAAATACGTCTTATGAGGTACATTTCATAAATAAATATAACATTTATGTTCTATTGTCATACACCATAGGTCCCCTAACCTTTTTGCCCACAACCCCTTTTGATATTTAACAAAATGTGCGACCCCACCATGTAAAAAAAGTGATGTAATCAACGGCCATTATTTACTTTTTAATTGGGGCTGACtgtaatggttttcctcctcttcgtctgaagaggtgtagcaagatcggaccaagatgcggcgtggtaagtgtccatggttgtttatttaaaaacatgaactgaacactcaatgaatacaaaacaataaacgtgaacaaagccgaaacagtaccgtgtggcgaacaaacacagacacggaaacaatcacccacaaacacacagtgaaacccaggctacctaagtatgattctcaatcagagacaactaatgacacctgcctctgattgagaaccatactaggccgaaacatagaaattcccaacaccaagaaaaacaaacatagacaacccacccaactcacgccctgaccatactaaataaatacaaaacaaaggaaatttaggtcagaacgtgacagtacccccccccaaaggtgcggactccggccgcaaaaccttgacctataggggagggtctgggtgggcgtctgtccgcggtggcggttctggtgtgggacgcggaccccatttcaacattgtcttagtccgccttattgtccgcctccgtggctttctcaccacggccacccctctcaatgaccccactggacagaggggcaggggctcgggacagagggacaggggctcgggacagaggctccggcgcctctgggctgaggggctccggcgcctctgggctgaggggctccggcgcctctgggctgaggggctccggcgcctctgggctgaggggctccggcgcctctgggctgaggggctccggcgcctctgggctgaggggctccggcagcggcgccggacaggcgggactacctgcagggaggagacagagagacagcctggtgcgtggggctgccacaggaaccaccaggctggggagaccttcaggaggcttggtgttaggaggagtctgaaagaccgggctgtgggggagcactggagctctggtgcgcaaccttggcaccacttccccaggctggacaactactctagcccggaccctccagagtgcaggcacaggttgaaccgggctgtgggtaagcacgggagatctagtgcttactacacgcactCTCACCCACTCCCagcatttgcccggcacgagcgggagcgcgcagaggacgcactgcacctcCCAGCGCcctggagacacagcacgcagagccggcgcaggataacctggaccaaaactgcgtaccggcgaccagacccgctgagcaggcaccatacgccctggctcaatgccactcgcatggcactctcggggggctgccctatagcgcactgGCCAGGCATCAAAAGATtgaccgtgcgcttaaccgcataacacggtgcctgaccagtaatgcgctgcttatcataagcacgaggagtgagctcaggtctgctacctggcttagtaccacacctcgtgtgccccaaaaaaataatttggggctgctctctcgtacctgtcgcactgccgtgctggctcACATCGCTGGCTCCTCTCCGGCTGCCTccgctctcctagctgcctccacccacccatggaaggcgatcctttcccgccaggatctcctcccaggtgtagcaacccttgccgtccaatacatcctcccatgtccattcctcctgtgATGCTGGGCTgtggttgctgctgctgctgctgtcgtcgctgcggtttaccacgccgctcagctttagctgcctccagctctgctttaggcgggcgattttccccagcctgtgcccagggtccctctctgttcagtatcttgatcccatgtccaggagtcctgtgatgctggccgctgttgctgctgctgctgtcgccgCTGTGGCTTTTTACCACGCCGCTCGTGGTCCTTGGGTGGGTGGGGTGATTCCCAGTTGAAagcctcttcgtctgaagaggaggtgtagcaaggatcggaccaagatgtgTGGCAGGGTGGTGGCCCGcgggttgtttatttaaaaacatgaactgaacactcaatgaatacaaaacaataaacgtgaacaaaaccggaaacagtaccgtgtggcgaacaaacacgggaaacaatcacccacaaacacacagtgaaacccaggctacctaagtatgattctcaatcagagacaactaatgacacctgcctctgattgagaaccatactaggccgaaacatagaaattcccaacaccaagaaaaacaaacatagacaacccacccaactcacgccctgaccatactaaataaatacaaaacaaaggaaatttaggtcagaacgtgacactgacagtctactgtaaatcAATCCCACAATACTTTGGACTGTATTTCAATTTGAAGATAGTATGGTTTGAAGTGACTGAAATGCATCAGAACGGAGTTCGGAGTTGTGAAGAGCATCAGGCAATAACATGTTGATATTCTTTTCCCCACAGTCTGATTTAGTGCCTGGTCTACTGAGTCCTGCACGGCTTGTGGGCATTGTAGAGGGAAACAGAAGACCCATACCACTGGGGGGAAAAATtatgaatcaacgttgtttccaagtaatttcaaccccaaaaatcaatgtgatgacattgaatccAATGTGGAAAACTAATTGGATTAGCAAAAAGTCATCAAAGTAAGGGGTTTTCGTCTTTTTTTCACACAacatttaacctaaatccaatgacatgatgaaatgctttgttgatttcactttgaattcacgttagttgacaattcaaccaaatgtaaatcaaaactaaacGTTGAActgaagtctgtgcccagtgggatacgTGTTCCTAAGTGATGGGGGTCATAATATTTTGTAGCTTAAACAGTTCAAAAGATAGAGCAACGTTTGTAGGAAGAAAACAGACACCGCTCTGTTTATTATAACCACATCTAGCGGCTATCGGAGGATACTGATGTTACTTCTATGAACCAAGcacaagtttttattttttattttagagtTTCTCTCACGACCTCATTTTCAAATCAGGCAACCcctagtttgggaaacactgccatACACATTGTACAGAGCCTGAACCCAGTGTAGCCTCCAGTAAAATGTGTCCAAATCCAGTTTGGCGCACACTCTGCGTTTGAATGGGACAGGTAAAGGGACCAGATGTGGCTTCTAACCCCCCACTCCAGGCACCCTCTGACTTTCCCCAAACCCCCCAAAGCTGTCTATGGTCCTCTGGGCACAAAACTTGCATTGTCTGTCACCTCCAGCACCAGGCCCAGTCATGATGTCATGACTATTACAAACAAAAAAAGTTACTTGGCCATTTTAAACTGGAATAAGAACCATAAAGTCCCCTGATGTCCAGTATTGAAGGGCTTAAACTGGCCAACTATAATAACCCATTCCCTTTAAAAAACAGCCTCCATTGGAAGATATATTTCTCTGCTGCTCACTTGGGCTCTCCACATTCCTCCCGGTTCCTGAACTTCCCAATCCAAACAGAACACGGTCCCATGCTGCCCGGAGATTCTTTTCACATTTGATTTGTTCCTGAATCTCTTTCCTCTCTATTTTCTTGAGGTCCTTAGGAACAATGGTACCCTTTATGAGTCTGGGCCTAAACTGCTATCCTAGGCTGCTATTGTCTTTACACAATGTTGGCTCACTGGACCTGCAGACTGGGGGAAGGCAGGACATCTCAGTGCTGCTGCATAGTTGTTATTGTTGGAATACTGAAAAATACAATTATCAGTAAAAGGAGAGGACTTGCAGGCCTCCCTGTCAACCCTttttgtgtcctctctctctccttgagaGGAGCCCTATCCTCCCTCATCAAAGAGTAACTAAGAACAGCAATCCACTCGGATTCTGCAGGACAAAACTTTCAAGCGATAAAACATGTAGACTACTTTGTATTCCAATTGTATTACCAGAATGGAATATAACTTCTAAATAAACACAGCACATTTGTACATTTAGAGATGGAAGGGAAAGGCAAACACCCACGCACCCACGTACCCAGACACATTCAGTTACAGACATAATGTTGGGAAGACAGGCAAAGTAAACGGCTAACAACAACCAAAGAATCCATTGAAACTATCTCTCTAGCCTACTGTACCACTGGGTCTGGTgccctcccttctttctctcctcttcattCACAAATCCAGACAAAGGTAATAGGTCACTCTCACTCCCTGGCCTTGAGCTTCAACTGAATCTCAGGAAAATGCCCCATCATTCTGTGGGTCACAATGAGTTTCAGATCTGAGTCATATGCATGGTTTCTGGGTAGCGTCATATTAAAAGTGATTTCACTATGAATGGTATTATTACTTGGCAAACTACATttcgtcagccggtgattgtcaagcaaataactgtcggtctcacggtaattgacagtgataaacacatttagcatctcctggcttccacacatagcctacaagctACTGATGATGACCTTTGGattatctacattttaaaaagtctaataaatccatgtaatatagcctacaccttcacaacaaatccattatttattttagacaggtctaaagaagcatgatatgaagaaaatgtagtctatttcagaagaacagaatagcatactctgagttgtccttatgttaggtcctgatctggctatgatagataaatggctgtgggctacactagttaatttagcagacaagactTTCTTCGAATTCCGttgcattattttatattatgaagaatacaatttaaCAAATATTTTCTCccaacgatttgagggagtgcgcacatacATCATCAAACAACCACCATATGTTATCAGCCACACATAATGCAGTGTATCTGGACAGTCAACAAAGTCTGTACTATCACTTCCACTACAGCACttctactatcactaccactgtACTATAGAGATTTAAAGTATCCATGTAGAAATGAAGGCTACCATGATCCTCTCTCTGTTTACATGGTCTGTGCTGTGTCAACACCGTGTTACAGTATAAACTTTACACCATGCTAATTGTAAAAAACGGATCAGTGTAGattgtgtatctgtctgtctgtctgtctgtctgtctgtctgtctgtctgtctgtctgtctgtctgtctgtctgtctgtctgtctgtctgtcagtgtggcAGTCATGTCCCTATCTATTCCAGTCCACCAGCAGGAGGggtgaggggtggggtgggggctgGGGGGTGGGGTTAGGAGGGTCGGGTGGGAGTCAGTTGTCAGGAGACCACCCCAAACAGAGCACAAACAGCCAGCTGGGGCGATTGAGGAGGCGCCATGTTGCACTGGCTGACCAGATTCTTGGGATAGCTCAGGGGAGGACAGGCTGCCCACTGGCCGATTTGGAGAAGGATTGCTTCTACAGCCGTGGCTGGACGGGGAAACACCCTTATATCACCAGGACCACCcccttttctttctctcactcttttctctctttcttccttccaCATCTTTCATTTCTTTCTTATACCCCTATCCCATTGTTTCTCCCCTACtcgccctctccttctcctccctgcccttctctctttATGTCCTGATTAAAAAGTGTGTTGTTCACTACGGCCCTTGAGCTTCAAAGCCAGCCAGGATATTGAACAGCACTCTTTCTGAGCTCCAGTAAAAATAATCCACTCAAATGATGGATGCTGTTTGCAGAGCTACCCTGGAAGCTAGCCATTATTACACCTCCCATTTACAATACTTCAAATAAATAATCTCTCTGAGAAGTCTACCAGCCTTCCCCACCAGGCATTGAACTATATACAAAACACTATTAAAATGTCTAATAACTAGGTACATCAAGAGGTACAATCATTTCACCATTGATTGGAAACGTTCCGCTCACAATAATTATGGACCATTCTACCGTTTTTAGGCTGTCAGTTCTCCCAATGTATGACTTCCGTcctgtaaatgttttaaaatgaggCTCCCCTAATCTCCGTAGCCAAAAAGCCTCTGACTGCACTGCACACCTGATAGGACTATTATAAAAACAAAGAAACTGGTGATGTGTGCCAGTCCCTGGCTGGAATGATGGATTAGAGaacagcaaggagagagagaaagaggagagcgagggagaggccTCTGTGGTCTTACAAAACAGATATGTGGAATGACTGCTGAGAGACTAGTGTTGGGTTGTCACGCATTCACCACAAACAGTGGGAAAGAAAAACAGAACCAACTCCATCAGGCTTAAGAGCGAGGCCAAACAGTTTGTGATGGAGATCAGAGAGGGTGAAAATAATggtgttcagtttaataaaatACACATGAGAAAACAGTATCCCTCAAGAATCAAGAAAAAAAATGCCTTTGAACTTTTAAAGGTAAGAGACATCTCTGTCCTGTGTGGGAGTAGATAGTAATACAAGCAGGCATGTTGAACTTATCTTATAAACCTCCCCCTGTTTCAGCACTACTTGAAAGCCTAAATACTTTTCATTTCATCAAACTGCAGATGCCAAGCTATATAAATCAGTTTTGAGTTACAaacactactacagtatgtaAGCAGCAGGGTTGGAGagtaatctgattacaaaaaaCTTCAACTGTAATCAGTTACAATACCAGCAAAACATATTGTAATCAGGTTACAGATACTTTttaaaaactagatgattacttcttggattatttttaaattcagaaaggatgtttgcaaaAATACACTATGACACCTTTCTGCTTTCAATGACATTTAATTCAGCATTGAAAATAAGTTTGTTCTATCTGAGCGAGTTCGGGACCACAACCGTGAAACAACTATGATAATAATTCAAAATGCAGTTTGATGGATCCTTCTTGTTTTCTTTCGAATGCCTCCATGAAAGTGATCCAAAAGTAACGTGAAAGTTATCCGACCATTGCTACTGTTTGGGTAATTACTGATTACATAATTTTGGGATAAGTAGgctaactagtaactgtaatggattacatttagaaagcatcctacccaaccctggtaagacgagagggagagatgctATCTATCATTTGATACATTGACTTGATTGATACAAATGGTGCTGTACTCTGCAATCATATGGATTGTTCTGAACTTAGCATGATCCACTGTCAATCATGTGGGCAACCTTGAAACTTTGCAATATCTGATAAATGTTCGAAGTTAAAAGTAGTGCTCTTATTTTCCATGTACAGCAAAATAATGTAAGTACAGTACAGTCATAGACAACCATGAAATACAGCTCTAGTGTGAATTTTGACATTCTCCTTCAGTGTGTCTATAAATTATTTTTATTGTCCAGGAACAGTCAAcagataaaacatttttttgggggAAGGGGtactttacccctttttctcccaattttgtgatatccaattgatagttacagtcttagctcattgctgcaactcccatactgactcaggagaaggaaggagagccatgcgtcctcctcCGGAAACACGatcctgccaagccacactgcttgacacactgctcaagcttaacccggaagccagccgcaccaatatgtcggaggaaacaccgtccagctggcgaccgaagtcagcttgcaggcgcccgggcccgccacaaggagtcgctaaatCGCAATGGAACAAGGTAATcccagccagccaaaccctcccctaacctggatgacgctgggccaattgtgagccgcctcatgggtctcccgatcatggctggctgtgacacagcctaggatcgaacccgggtctgtagtaatgccttagaccgctgcgccactcgggagacaaTCAACAGATCTACCCTCTCTCTGACTTCTCAGTCAACTTCATCTTTAACTTGAGCCAAAATAACTTTGTTAGAATAACACTTCCCCAGATCCGCATCTCGACCCTATGATACTACCCAACGGACACCATTCTCTTTACTTTCTGTTGTCCTGGTCTGATCTATGTGATTAGGGTTCTACTCCAAAATAAGGCCAGTTTGAAAGGCCAccaccttagtcactgttctagccagctaccacccggtactacCCTATAGAGTAATTgaccactggtcactttaataatgtttacatactgttttacgcATTCTAGAGATGGCTCATCCTACAGTATATAACTACTGCTATATACACCTTTTCTagtcatatactgtccatactgtctttacacaccattatatgtatatatatttatattccgttctctgacattgctcgttctgatatttctttTTCGGGATTATTGTGTTTTttctggggaatagttacaggggacaggaggggatgaatgagccaattgtaaactggggaatattaggtgaccgtgatggtttgagggccagattgggaatttagccaggacaccggggttaacacccctactcttcgATAagagccatgggatctttaatgacctcagagagtcaggacacccgcttaacatcccatccgaaagacggcaccctacacagggcagtgtccccaatcactgccctggggtattgggaattattacactgttggagctataaacacaagcatttcaaagCACCAGCGATAACATCTGAAAATCTGTGTATgcgactaatacaatttgatttgatcacaagACCAGGAAGCAGCTCCTCCAGTCGGCCCCTGCCATCCACCCCCCTCCCCTGCAGGAGGCTCTGGACCTAATTAGGCATCTTAAACTAAACAGTGCTATCACACTCCAGTCCTCTCATTCATCACGCTCTACTCTAGCACAGAgtaaactgtactgtacagttGCTTGACTTGACTGAGAGTTACAAGTATGTCTCTTGCACATGAGACCATCATGTCCTCTTATAAGCTTTAAGAGGCTTAATAGTTTAACGTTAAGGGGAATATGTTTCTTGTTGGACAATTCCAAGTTAAGGAGCCCCTGCCTTGACAAACTACAGCTTAGCCTGGGGAGAGGGAAGAAGTGAAGATCCGCTTGAGTCACAGAGGATGATGTAGTATGAAACAATATCCTATTCTCTCTGTTGACTTTGGGCTTAAGTGGTGAATGATATAACAGATATAGGAGAGGAGGGTATCAACTACAATCCCTCTCCTAAATCCCTTATTTCAAAGCCATGACTCCAtggtatgttgttgtctttaaCATCTGTAAATCGACAAGATCTTGACCTGAAGGAAACGTTATGACTGACTTTGAAACACTTCCTTCAAAAGATGATGGGTAATGGTCTGAGTCATATGTATGGTTTCTGGGTAGCGTCATATTAAAAGTGATTTCACTATGAATGGCACATTTGGCAAAACTACATttcgtcagccggtgattgtcaagcaaataactgtcgaaCTCATCACCATAATTGACAgtaataaacacatttagcactcctggcttccacacatagcctacaagctACTGATGCTGACCTTTGGAAGATCTACACCTTCACAAcaacc contains these protein-coding regions:
- the LOC135567192 gene encoding fibroblast growth factor receptor-like 1 — its product is MCQRKHRPTGNCVRVHAPGPPQESLESNGTRSKEVEVEDAGTYICKATNGFGSVSINYTLIVIDDSGADKTGPGVPGGVDSEYDPDHLSGKLVRPRFTQPAKMRKRVIARPVGSSVRLKCTASGNLGQTFGKYTCRISNQAGEINATYKVEVI